One Gordonia zhaorongruii DNA segment encodes these proteins:
- a CDS encoding ANTAR domain-containing response regulator, whose translation MADAPPAQHASRVVVAEDDSLIRLDLTEMLREEGYEVVGEAPNGQIAVDLTEQLAPDLVIMDIKMPVRDGIDAASEIARKRLAPVVMLTAFSQREFVEKARDAGAMAYLVKPFTQADLVPAIEVALSRYRELKVLESEIADMSERFETRKLIEQAKGLLMAKQELTEPDAFRWIQRNAMDRRVTMKAVAEIVVDTLGS comes from the coding sequence ATGGCAGACGCACCCCCCGCACAGCACGCGAGTCGGGTGGTCGTAGCCGAGGACGATTCGCTGATCCGTCTCGACCTCACCGAGATGCTCAGGGAAGAGGGCTACGAGGTCGTCGGGGAGGCCCCCAACGGTCAGATCGCGGTGGACCTCACCGAGCAGCTCGCGCCCGACCTGGTGATCATGGACATCAAGATGCCGGTGCGGGACGGGATCGATGCGGCGAGCGAGATCGCGCGCAAGCGGCTGGCTCCGGTCGTGATGCTCACCGCGTTCAGTCAACGGGAGTTCGTGGAGAAGGCGCGCGACGCAGGTGCGATGGCGTACCTGGTGAAGCCGTTCACCCAAGCCGATCTGGTACCTGCTATCGAGGTCGCGCTCAGCCGGTACCGCGAGCTGAAGGTGCTCGAGTCGGAGATCGCCGACATGTCCGAGCGGTTCGAGACCCGGAAGCTGATCGAGCAGGCGAAAGGCCTGCTGATGGCCAAGCAGGAACTCACCGAACCCGATGCGTTCCGGTGGATCCAGCGCAACGCGATGGATCGTCGCGTCACCATGAAGGCGGTCGCCGAGATCGTCGTCGACACGCTCGGGAGTTGA
- a CDS encoding acyl-CoA thioesterase, with amino-acid sequence MSTDTSSQSDDLRTLLDLLDVERAGDDLFIGQHPDKVMPRTFGGQLLGQGVVAAGRTLTRGDPPVHAMHAHFIRGGDVSKPLEYHVDRFRESKAFANRQVTAMQDGEVIFTMLVAFQNNKVGLEHAVDIPEVAYPEELPPVSDHFVGYEDKIEQFVNALHPIDIRFANAPTWKMKGTGEQLNHNRAWMKTDGPMPDDPLLHIGAMAYSSDTTVLDSIITTHGLSWGLDRLFAATVNHSMWFHREFRFDEWMLYATESPVAAGSRGIGSGRFFTRDGVLCTSVVQEALIKHFPPKK; translated from the coding sequence ATGAGCACCGACACCTCGTCGCAATCGGACGACCTGCGCACGCTTCTCGACCTGCTCGATGTGGAGCGAGCAGGTGACGATCTGTTCATCGGTCAGCACCCCGACAAGGTGATGCCCCGTACGTTCGGCGGCCAGTTGCTGGGGCAGGGCGTGGTGGCAGCGGGGCGGACCCTTACCCGCGGTGATCCGCCCGTGCACGCGATGCACGCGCACTTCATCCGCGGGGGTGATGTCAGCAAGCCGCTGGAATACCACGTCGATCGTTTTCGCGAGAGCAAGGCGTTCGCGAACCGCCAGGTCACCGCCATGCAGGACGGCGAGGTCATCTTCACGATGCTCGTGGCGTTCCAGAACAACAAGGTAGGTCTCGAGCATGCCGTCGACATCCCGGAGGTGGCCTATCCGGAGGAACTGCCGCCGGTCTCCGACCACTTCGTCGGGTATGAGGACAAGATCGAGCAGTTCGTCAACGCGCTGCACCCGATCGACATCCGGTTCGCCAACGCGCCCACCTGGAAGATGAAGGGCACCGGCGAACAGCTGAATCACAATCGGGCCTGGATGAAGACCGACGGACCCATGCCGGACGACCCCTTGCTGCACATCGGGGCGATGGCGTACTCCTCGGACACCACGGTGCTCGACTCCATCATCACGACGCACGGACTGTCGTGGGGACTGGACCGGCTGTTCGCGGCGACGGTGAATCACTCGATGTGGTTCCACCGCGAGTTCCGGTTTGACGAGTGGATGCTGTACGCGACGGAGTCGCCGGTCGCCGCAGGCTCGCGGGGCATCGGGTCCGGCCGGTTCTTCACCCGCGACGGTGTCCTGTGCACCTCGGTGGTGCAGGAAGCGCTGATCAAGCACTTCCCGCCCAAGAAGTGA
- a CDS encoding ABC transporter substrate-binding protein: MRQRPLRNAVVGVLLTLPLLLAGCVVDESALDTKPITVKIDEQAQIASLVPPEIDATGVLDIGTNVPYQPNEFKNRRGEIIGFEVDLLRAAVQVLGLKAKFNEADFDKIIPSLQAGIYDVGMSSFTDTKEREREVDFVTYFSAGVRWAAKTGRDLNPDEACGLRVGVQSTTVEDTEEVPAKSADCVARGEDPIVKVKYDTQDQAVNAVLLGQVDAFSADSPVTAYAVKKTEGQLHEVGPTYDAAPYGLPVRKGSPLAPALQQAVQYLIDNGFYRTITEHWGVQAGMIEKSQINGAEG; this comes from the coding sequence ATGCGACAGCGACCCCTTCGCAACGCTGTGGTCGGCGTGCTGCTGACGCTGCCGCTGCTGCTCGCCGGATGCGTCGTCGACGAGTCGGCGTTGGACACCAAGCCGATCACGGTGAAGATCGACGAGCAGGCACAGATCGCCTCGCTGGTTCCGCCCGAGATCGATGCGACCGGTGTCCTCGATATCGGCACCAACGTGCCGTATCAGCCGAACGAGTTCAAGAACCGCCGAGGCGAGATCATCGGCTTCGAAGTGGACCTGCTCAGAGCGGCCGTTCAGGTGCTCGGATTGAAGGCCAAGTTCAACGAGGCCGACTTCGACAAGATCATTCCGTCACTGCAGGCAGGAATCTACGACGTCGGGATGTCGTCGTTCACCGACACCAAGGAACGCGAGCGGGAGGTCGACTTCGTCACCTACTTCAGCGCCGGAGTTCGGTGGGCGGCCAAAACGGGTCGCGACCTGAATCCGGATGAGGCGTGCGGACTCCGGGTCGGCGTGCAGTCGACGACGGTGGAGGACACCGAGGAGGTCCCGGCGAAGAGCGCGGACTGCGTTGCGCGCGGCGAGGATCCGATAGTCAAGGTCAAGTACGACACTCAGGATCAGGCGGTCAACGCGGTGCTCCTCGGCCAGGTGGACGCATTCTCCGCGGATTCGCCGGTGACGGCGTACGCGGTCAAGAAGACCGAAGGCCAACTGCACGAGGTCGGGCCCACGTACGACGCCGCGCCGTACGGACTTCCGGTGCGCAAGGGGTCGCCACTGGCTCCGGCACTCCAGCAGGCCGTGCAGTACCTGATCGACAACGGCTTCTACCGGACGATCACCGAACATTGGGGTGTGCAGGCGGGAATGATCGAGAAATCGCAGATCAACGGCGCAGAGG
- a CDS encoding CocE/NonD family hydrolase translates to MVRKLFVALVATLTVLAGAAVVPATSGDANAAVYGALGAKWTRTQDGPQKYSGYKVTPDVPVTMSDGTVLKGNLIRPTDRSGRPVSKELPTIVNMTPYTKMVAALASEVMNYPALMPQLIELLNSINLQGTFLSGYNELMGALRGGLINTFSYDPKLIKSGYNMLVVDVRGTGFSQGTWQVFGERERRDTIEVIDWVKKQSWANDKVGMAGVSYSAINQMQAAADAPGELGAIFPIVPGNNLVQDVIAPGGGVGFGFLLPWLVLVNGTKMIPNVASMLNGTFDWKWLGDRVKDPLTYFDVMIEALTTRTPKDLHGTTRDLVVDGSARRTSLHTDTSKITTPTFAIGGWNDLFTFSESRLLKGLTKLPDSQRKLIMDDGYHITSGSNFGQRGYPPRLDVLARAWYDKWLKGIDNGIDRYSPATLSSEPNGWFVQGPTYPLPGYEHRRQYLTGRPSHTPDTPVAGDGSLSAHKPRSRATRVVKPGLSTLCSRDGAQATTGITALFDFCGKDSRFSEVAAQTFTSKPVKATTRVSGTPVVHLRQRLQATDGYWHATVNVVSPDGRSTTVSMGQLVVSLRDIDEKRSSYGPNGDLTDAIPSLAIDEYHPVKPGKSMSIDIPMTATQAKLRPGDRLRVDLYSFNFAKSVPLGPELWSSQLRPQYIEIDPAHPSWVNVPVSRPLR, encoded by the coding sequence ATGGTCCGGAAACTGTTCGTCGCCCTCGTCGCAACGCTGACCGTCCTCGCCGGCGCGGCTGTTGTGCCTGCTACCTCGGGCGACGCGAACGCCGCAGTGTACGGCGCGCTCGGCGCGAAGTGGACGCGCACACAGGACGGCCCGCAGAAGTACTCGGGCTACAAGGTGACACCCGACGTCCCCGTCACGATGAGCGACGGCACGGTTCTGAAAGGCAACCTGATTCGTCCCACCGATCGGTCGGGGCGGCCGGTGAGCAAGGAACTCCCCACGATCGTGAACATGACGCCGTACACCAAGATGGTGGCCGCGCTTGCCAGCGAGGTGATGAACTATCCCGCCTTGATGCCGCAGCTGATAGAACTGCTCAACTCGATCAATCTGCAGGGCACGTTCCTGTCCGGGTACAACGAGTTGATGGGCGCTCTGCGCGGCGGCCTGATCAACACGTTCTCCTACGATCCGAAGTTGATCAAAAGCGGATACAACATGCTGGTCGTCGACGTGCGCGGAACAGGTTTCTCCCAAGGCACCTGGCAGGTGTTCGGTGAGCGCGAACGGCGCGACACCATCGAGGTGATCGACTGGGTGAAGAAGCAGTCGTGGGCGAACGACAAGGTCGGCATGGCCGGCGTCTCGTATTCGGCGATCAACCAGATGCAGGCGGCCGCCGATGCCCCCGGCGAACTCGGTGCGATCTTCCCGATCGTCCCGGGTAACAACCTCGTCCAGGACGTGATCGCTCCGGGCGGCGGCGTCGGTTTCGGATTCCTCCTGCCGTGGCTGGTCCTGGTCAACGGCACCAAGATGATCCCGAACGTGGCATCGATGCTCAACGGCACCTTCGACTGGAAATGGCTGGGCGATCGGGTCAAGGATCCACTCACTTACTTCGATGTGATGATCGAGGCGCTCACCACGCGCACGCCGAAGGATCTCCACGGCACCACCCGCGATCTCGTCGTCGACGGATCTGCCAGACGGACGTCGCTGCACACCGACACCTCGAAGATCACCACCCCCACATTCGCGATCGGCGGGTGGAACGATCTGTTCACCTTCAGCGAGTCCCGGCTCCTCAAGGGTCTGACCAAGCTTCCGGACTCGCAGCGGAAGCTGATCATGGACGACGGATACCACATCACGTCCGGATCCAACTTCGGTCAGCGCGGCTACCCGCCCCGACTCGACGTCCTCGCACGGGCCTGGTACGACAAGTGGCTCAAGGGCATCGACAACGGCATCGACCGGTACTCCCCCGCGACCCTGTCGTCCGAGCCGAACGGCTGGTTCGTGCAAGGACCGACCTACCCGCTCCCGGGTTACGAACATCGACGCCAGTATCTGACCGGCCGACCGTCGCACACACCCGACACCCCGGTCGCAGGCGACGGATCGCTGTCGGCGCACAAGCCTCGCAGCCGCGCGACGCGGGTGGTCAAGCCGGGACTGTCGACGCTGTGCAGCCGCGACGGCGCACAGGCCACCACCGGCATCACCGCCCTGTTCGACTTCTGCGGCAAGGACTCGCGCTTCTCGGAGGTAGCCGCCCAGACCTTCACATCGAAGCCGGTCAAAGCGACGACCCGGGTCAGTGGCACACCGGTCGTCCATCTGCGACAGCGGCTCCAGGCGACCGACGGCTACTGGCATGCGACGGTGAACGTCGTGTCCCCCGACGGACGGTCCACCACGGTGTCCATGGGACAACTGGTGGTGTCCTTGCGCGATATCGACGAGAAGCGGAGCTCGTACGGCCCCAACGGCGACCTGACCGATGCGATCCCGAGTCTGGCGATCGACGAGTACCACCCGGTGAAACCGGGGAAGAGCATGTCGATCGACATCCCCATGACCGCGACTCAGGCCAAGCTTCGCCCCGGCGACCGGCTGCGCGTCGACCTGTACTCGTTCAACTTCGCGAAGTCCGTGCCCCTGGGACCGGAACTGTGGTCCTCGCAACTGCGCCCGCAGTACATCGAGATCGACCCGGCGCACCCGAGTTGGGTCAACGTGCCGGTGTCTCGGCCGCTCCGGTGA
- a CDS encoding isocitrate/isopropylmalate dehydrogenase family protein: MSVGSVRLAVLHGDGVGPEVVPAAVAVAERALAAQDVALETTVLPFGAAAIEEHGHPVPESTLEQLADFDLWLVGPHDSASYPAALRHPAPGAEMRKQFDLYANLRPARALAGVTATAPDIDLLIVRENSEGLYADRNMAVGSGEFMPTPDVALSVGLVTRAASERIAVEAFEAARRRRGHVTVVHKANVLRLTTGLFRDVCLQVAQRYPDVTVDTEHVDAMAALLVRRPADYDVIVTENLFGDILSDLAAELSGSLGLAASLNSSADRAMAQAVHGAAPDIAGRGSANPVATIASTSMLLRWHGERSGDEASIRASDAIDGALAHVLADGVATADLGGSASSAAFADAVVAAL; the protein is encoded by the coding sequence ATGAGTGTTGGATCAGTGCGTCTCGCAGTACTCCACGGGGACGGAGTCGGGCCCGAAGTGGTACCCGCGGCGGTCGCGGTGGCCGAGCGGGCACTTGCCGCGCAGGATGTGGCGCTCGAGACGACGGTGCTGCCGTTCGGTGCCGCCGCGATCGAGGAACACGGTCACCCGGTGCCCGAATCGACGCTGGAGCAGCTGGCGGATTTCGACCTCTGGCTGGTGGGTCCGCACGACAGCGCCTCGTATCCGGCCGCGCTGCGACATCCCGCGCCCGGAGCGGAGATGCGCAAGCAGTTCGACCTGTACGCGAACTTGCGTCCGGCACGGGCGCTGGCGGGAGTCACCGCGACCGCCCCCGACATCGATCTGCTGATCGTCCGGGAGAACAGCGAGGGTCTGTACGCGGATCGGAACATGGCGGTGGGCAGCGGCGAGTTCATGCCGACGCCCGACGTCGCCCTGTCGGTCGGTCTCGTCACCCGCGCGGCCTCGGAGCGCATCGCCGTCGAGGCGTTCGAGGCGGCGCGCCGGCGTCGCGGTCACGTCACCGTCGTGCACAAGGCGAACGTTCTGCGCTTGACGACTGGCCTGTTCCGTGACGTCTGTCTGCAGGTGGCCCAGCGGTATCCGGACGTCACGGTCGACACCGAGCACGTCGATGCGATGGCAGCTCTGCTGGTGCGTCGTCCGGCCGATTACGACGTGATCGTCACCGAGAACCTGTTCGGTGACATCCTGTCCGATCTCGCCGCAGAACTGTCCGGATCACTGGGGCTGGCGGCGTCCCTCAACTCCTCGGCGGACCGGGCGATGGCACAGGCGGTGCACGGAGCGGCACCCGATATCGCCGGCCGTGGATCGGCGAACCCGGTGGCGACGATCGCATCGACGTCGATGCTGCTGCGGTGGCACGGTGAGCGTTCGGGGGACGAGGCGTCGATCCGCGCATCCGACGCGATCGACGGTGCACTCGCCCATGTGCTCGCCGACGGCGTCGCGACTGCCGATCTGGGTGGATCGGCGTCGAGTGCGGCGTTCGCCGACGCAGTGGTGGCGGCGCTGTAG
- the pyk gene encoding pyruvate kinase — protein sequence MTRRTKIVCTLGPATNTEEGIVALVECGMNVARLNFSHGAHDDHRDVYRAVRAASERTGKPVGVLADLQGPKIRLGKFEDNGRPNGAVDWNTGDEVRITVEDVLGAGNRVSTTYKRLAADAKPGDRLLVDDGKVGLTVDRIDGDDVVCVVTEGGTVSNNKGLSMPGMNISVPAMSEKDVEDLEFALELGVDLIALSFVRSPADIELVHEIMDRVGRRVPVIAKLEKPEAIDNLEAVILAFDAIMVARGDLGVEMPLEQVPLVQKRAIQMARENAKSVIVATQMLDSMIENSRPTRAEASDVANAVLDGADAVMLSGETSVGKFPHETVRTMARIVSAAEGGSREVPPLKHMPRTRRGVVTYAARDIAERLNVDAIIAFTETGDTVRRVARLHSRVPLHAFTATESTRNQLAVSWGVEPNLVTRMNNTDDMITQVDEVLVKSGRLKEGDVVVIIAGAPAYVVGSTNFVHVHRIGEQDH from the coding sequence GTGACTCGTCGAACTAAGATCGTTTGCACCCTGGGCCCTGCTACCAACACCGAGGAAGGGATCGTCGCACTCGTCGAGTGCGGCATGAACGTCGCCCGACTCAACTTCAGTCATGGCGCCCACGACGACCACCGCGATGTATACCGCGCGGTGCGTGCGGCGAGTGAGCGGACGGGCAAACCCGTCGGCGTCCTCGCCGATCTGCAGGGGCCGAAGATCCGCCTCGGCAAGTTCGAGGACAACGGCCGCCCCAACGGTGCGGTCGACTGGAACACCGGTGACGAGGTGCGGATCACCGTCGAGGACGTCCTCGGCGCAGGCAATCGGGTGTCCACGACGTACAAACGTCTCGCCGCGGATGCGAAGCCGGGCGACCGCCTCCTGGTCGATGACGGCAAGGTGGGGCTCACGGTGGACCGGATCGACGGCGACGACGTGGTCTGCGTCGTCACCGAGGGCGGCACGGTCAGCAACAACAAGGGCCTGTCGATGCCGGGAATGAACATCTCGGTGCCTGCCATGTCGGAGAAGGACGTCGAGGACCTGGAGTTCGCGCTCGAGCTCGGGGTCGATCTGATCGCGTTGTCGTTCGTGCGCAGCCCCGCCGACATCGAACTCGTCCACGAGATCATGGACCGGGTGGGACGCCGGGTGCCGGTCATCGCGAAGCTCGAGAAGCCGGAGGCGATCGACAACCTCGAGGCTGTCATCCTGGCCTTCGACGCCATCATGGTGGCGCGCGGCGATCTCGGTGTCGAGATGCCGCTCGAACAGGTGCCGCTGGTGCAGAAGCGGGCGATTCAGATGGCGCGGGAGAACGCCAAGTCGGTGATCGTCGCGACCCAGATGCTCGACTCGATGATCGAGAACTCGCGACCGACCCGCGCCGAGGCCTCCGACGTCGCGAACGCAGTGCTCGACGGTGCTGATGCCGTCATGCTGTCGGGTGAGACGTCGGTCGGAAAGTTCCCGCACGAGACAGTCCGCACGATGGCCCGCATCGTCTCTGCTGCGGAGGGCGGCAGCCGCGAGGTGCCCCCGCTCAAGCACATGCCGAGGACTCGGCGCGGCGTCGTCACATACGCGGCGCGCGACATCGCCGAGCGACTGAACGTCGATGCGATCATCGCGTTCACCGAGACCGGCGACACCGTGCGCCGGGTGGCGCGTCTGCATTCGCGTGTGCCGCTGCATGCGTTCACCGCCACCGAATCGACCCGTAATCAGCTGGCGGTCAGTTGGGGCGTGGAGCCCAATCTGGTGACCCGGATGAACAACACCGACGACATGATCACTCAGGTCGACGAGGTACTGGTCAAGAGCGGGCGTTTGAAGGAGGGCGACGTAGTCGTCATCATCGCCGGCGCACCCGCGTACGTGGTCGGTTCCACCAACTTCGTGCACGTTCACCGGATCGGCGAACAGGACCACTGA
- the polA gene encoding DNA polymerase I, which produces MSPAKTTASKAGTTGTTARPVLMLLDGHSLAYRAFFALPAENFKTNTGQTTNAVYGFTSMLINLLRDEEPTHIAAAFDVSRQTFRSEMFPEYKAQRSKSPDEFRGQVDLTKDVLEAMGIPVMAIDGYEADDVIATLATRADAAGYRVLVVTGDRDSLQLVNENITVLYPKRGVSELTRFTPDEVEKKYGLTPEQYPDFAALRGDPSDNLPGIPGVGEKTATKWIREYGSLEQLVHRADEVRGKVGDSLRENLASVQMNRRLTELIRTMDLPAEPDELALHGWDRDRIHRLFDDLEFKVLRDRLFSTLTSVEPEADEGFEVNGVRLGSGEVAAWLEAHARTGRSGLAVDGRHVVVGSDVEALAIAAADGDAAFIDPVAMSPADDAALSAWLADESVAKAVHEVKWAVHALRGRGWAIAGVTSDTSLAAYLVRPGQRTFNLDDLALRYLRRELRADDGVDDDGQLSLLDDDADAARAAETLMLSAQAVAELADSLDTELERIDSTALLVEMELPLAFVLAELEAEGIGVDVEHFTDLEREFAQRVRDAAESAYEVVGEQVNLGSPKQLQAILFDKLDMPKTKKTKTGYTTDADALAGLYEKTEHPFLRFLLEHRDATRLKVTVDGLLKSVSDDDRIHTTFNQTVAATGRLSSTDPNLQNIPVRTDAGRKIRGGFIVASSPTPAGVEFESLMTADYSQIEMRIMAHLSEDEGLIEAFRSGEDLHNFVGSRAFGVPVDQVDPQMRSRVKAMSYGLAYGLSAYGLAAQLGIGREEAKQQMEQYFDRFGGVRDYLHEVVVQARRNEYTATLFGRRRYLPDLNSDNFQRRQSAERMALNAPIQGTAADIIKVAMINVQRRLKDEGFRSRVLLQVHDELVLDVATGESEAAEKLVREEMGGAIELSVPLEVSVGFGRTWDAAAH; this is translated from the coding sequence GTGAGCCCAGCGAAGACGACAGCCAGCAAGGCCGGTACCACCGGCACCACCGCCCGCCCCGTTCTGATGCTGCTCGACGGTCACTCCCTGGCCTACCGGGCCTTCTTCGCTCTGCCCGCGGAGAACTTCAAGACCAACACCGGCCAGACCACCAACGCGGTCTACGGCTTCACGTCGATGCTCATCAACCTGCTTCGCGACGAGGAGCCGACGCACATCGCGGCGGCGTTCGACGTGTCGCGCCAGACCTTCCGCTCCGAGATGTTTCCCGAGTACAAGGCGCAGCGCAGCAAATCGCCCGACGAGTTCCGCGGTCAGGTCGACCTGACCAAGGACGTCCTGGAGGCCATGGGAATTCCGGTCATGGCGATCGACGGTTACGAGGCCGACGACGTGATCGCGACTCTCGCGACGCGCGCCGACGCGGCCGGGTACCGCGTCCTCGTGGTGACCGGCGATCGCGATTCGCTGCAGCTGGTCAACGAGAACATCACCGTGCTCTACCCGAAGCGCGGAGTATCCGAGCTGACCCGGTTCACCCCGGACGAGGTGGAGAAGAAGTACGGGCTCACTCCCGAGCAGTATCCGGACTTCGCGGCGCTGCGCGGCGATCCCAGCGATAACCTCCCCGGCATTCCCGGAGTAGGCGAGAAGACGGCGACGAAGTGGATTCGCGAGTACGGCTCGCTCGAGCAATTGGTTCATCGTGCCGACGAGGTTCGCGGGAAGGTGGGCGATTCGCTGCGCGAGAATCTCGCATCGGTGCAGATGAACCGGCGTCTCACAGAGCTGATCCGGACGATGGACCTGCCGGCCGAACCTGACGAGCTCGCATTGCACGGGTGGGATCGCGACCGGATTCACCGGCTCTTCGACGACCTCGAGTTCAAGGTTCTGCGTGACCGACTGTTCTCGACGCTGACCTCGGTGGAGCCGGAGGCCGATGAGGGCTTCGAGGTGAACGGCGTCCGGTTGGGCAGCGGCGAGGTCGCCGCGTGGCTGGAGGCGCACGCACGCACCGGACGCTCGGGTCTCGCGGTCGATGGCAGGCATGTCGTGGTCGGCTCGGATGTCGAGGCGCTGGCGATCGCCGCGGCCGACGGCGACGCGGCGTTCATCGATCCGGTAGCCATGTCGCCCGCCGACGATGCGGCGCTGTCCGCATGGCTGGCTGACGAGTCAGTCGCCAAGGCCGTTCACGAGGTGAAATGGGCGGTCCACGCGCTGCGCGGCCGCGGGTGGGCCATCGCAGGTGTCACGTCCGACACGTCACTCGCCGCCTACCTGGTGCGGCCGGGGCAGCGCACCTTCAACTTGGACGATCTCGCGCTCCGGTACCTGCGACGCGAACTGCGGGCCGATGACGGGGTCGACGACGACGGACAGTTGTCACTGCTCGACGACGACGCGGACGCGGCGCGGGCGGCTGAGACGCTGATGCTGTCGGCGCAGGCCGTAGCCGAACTCGCCGACAGTCTGGACACCGAACTCGAGCGCATCGACTCGACGGCGTTGCTCGTCGAGATGGAGCTGCCGCTGGCCTTCGTCCTCGCCGAGCTCGAAGCAGAGGGGATCGGAGTCGACGTGGAGCACTTCACGGACCTGGAGCGCGAGTTCGCGCAGCGGGTCCGCGATGCTGCGGAATCGGCGTACGAGGTGGTCGGCGAACAGGTGAACCTCGGGTCGCCGAAGCAGTTGCAGGCGATCCTCTTCGACAAGCTCGACATGCCGAAGACGAAGAAGACCAAGACCGGCTACACCACCGACGCAGACGCGCTCGCCGGACTGTACGAGAAGACCGAGCACCCGTTCCTGAGGTTCCTGCTGGAGCACCGTGACGCCACGAGACTCAAAGTGACCGTCGACGGACTCCTCAAGTCGGTGTCGGACGACGATCGCATTCACACCACGTTCAACCAGACGGTGGCTGCGACGGGGCGGCTCTCGTCCACCGATCCGAATCTGCAGAACATCCCGGTGCGCACGGACGCCGGACGCAAGATCCGCGGTGGGTTCATCGTCGCATCGTCGCCGACGCCGGCCGGTGTGGAGTTCGAATCGCTGATGACGGCCGATTACTCGCAGATCGAGATGCGGATCATGGCGCATCTGTCCGAGGACGAAGGGCTGATCGAGGCATTCCGCTCCGGGGAGGATCTGCACAACTTCGTCGGGTCGCGTGCGTTCGGCGTGCCCGTCGACCAGGTAGACCCGCAGATGCGTTCCCGAGTGAAGGCGATGTCGTACGGACTCGCGTACGGGCTGAGCGCGTACGGTCTGGCGGCTCAGCTCGGAATCGGCCGGGAAGAGGCCAAACAGCAGATGGAGCAGTACTTCGACCGTTTCGGCGGGGTGCGCGACTACCTCCACGAGGTGGTCGTGCAGGCACGCCGGAACGAGTACACGGCAACGCTTTTCGGACGTCGCCGCTACCTGCCCGATCTGAACTCCGACAACTTTCAGCGTCGTCAGTCGGCGGAGCGTATGGCGTTGAACGCGCCCATTCAGGGCACCGCCGCCGACATCATCAAGGTCGCGATGATCAACGTGCAGCGGCGACTCAAAGATGAGGGATTCCGCTCGCGGGTGCTCCTGCAGGTGCACGACGAACTGGTCCTCGACGTGGCGACCGGCGAGAGCGAAGCCGCCGAGAAACTCGTCCGCGAGGAGATGGGCGGTGCGATCGAACTGTCTGTGCCGCTTGAGGTCTCGGTCGGTTTCGGTCGGACCTGGGACGCGGCGGCGCACTGA